From a region of the Deltaproteobacteria bacterium IMCC39524 genome:
- the ablB gene encoding putative beta-lysine N-acetyltransferase, with the protein MTDTVEKVGNSIIQHGRNNQRIYLMKSSADDLPGLAIKLDNLAATNNYSKIFAKIPEKQRDLFLHNGYQVEASVPGLFNGKEQGLFVSKYPIGDRGRETQPDLVNEILETAKAKQGLVSGLGLSDCVCRPLFAEDMDKAASLYRLVFDSYPFPIDDPDYLRSTMDHIAYYGVWSADQLVALSSAEIDYENANAEMTDFATHPDHQGQGFASFLLARMEIDMKDRQIATLYTIARAYSYGMNVTFAKNGYFFSGTLTNNTQISGSLESMNVWYKLLPVAIEPI; encoded by the coding sequence ATGACTGATACTGTTGAGAAAGTTGGCAACTCGATCATTCAGCATGGACGTAACAATCAGCGAATATATCTGATGAAATCTTCCGCTGACGATTTGCCAGGTCTGGCAATTAAACTTGATAACTTGGCCGCGACAAATAACTATTCAAAAATCTTTGCGAAAATACCAGAAAAGCAAAGGGATTTATTCTTGCACAACGGCTATCAGGTAGAAGCCTCGGTGCCCGGGTTGTTTAATGGCAAAGAGCAAGGGCTTTTCGTCAGCAAGTACCCAATTGGTGACAGAGGGAGAGAGACACAACCCGACCTCGTTAACGAAATCCTGGAAACTGCCAAGGCAAAGCAGGGTCTGGTCTCGGGGTTAGGTCTGTCTGATTGCGTCTGCCGTCCGCTTTTTGCGGAAGATATGGATAAGGCAGCCAGCCTCTACCGCCTTGTCTTCGACAGCTATCCCTTCCCAATTGATGACCCTGATTACCTTAGAAGTACAATGGATCACATCGCCTACTACGGCGTATGGTCTGCTGATCAATTAGTTGCTCTCTCTTCTGCTGAAATCGACTACGAGAACGCCAACGCAGAAATGACTGATTTTGCAACCCACCCAGATCACCAAGGTCAAGGTTTCGCCAGTTTCCTTCTGGCTCGGATGGAGATAGACATGAAAGACCGGCAAATAGCAACGTTATATACCATCGCCCGGGCGTACTCGTACGGTATGAATGTCACCTTTGCCAAAAATGGTTATTTCTTTAGTGGAACGTTAACGAATAACACTCAAATTTCAGGCAGCCTCGAAAGCATGAACGTCTG